DNA sequence from the Bufo bufo chromosome 3, aBufBuf1.1, whole genome shotgun sequence genome:
aatctgccaaaaagtgcaattttgaaattgtatctctattttccattaattcttgtggaacacctaaagggttaacaacgtttgtaaaatgagttttgaataccttgaggggtgtagtttctaacatgcagtcatttttgggtggtttctattatgtaagcctcataaagtgacttcagacctgaactggtccttaaaaagttggttttttaaaatttctgagaaatttcaagatttacctctaaacttctaagccttctaatgtccccaaaaaataaaatggaattcataaaatgatccaaacatgaagtagacatatggggaatgtaaaataataactatttttggagttattactatattataaaagtagagaaattgacatttggaaatttgctaattttttttatatataaaagtgTAATTTTTTGACTATtttgccactgtcatgaagtacaatatgtgacaagaaaacaatctcagaatagcctagataagtaaaagcgttttaaagatatcaccacataaagtgacatgtcagatttgctaaaaatggcctgatccttaggctgcgttcacacgggtgagatttccacgcgggtgcaatgcggtaggtgaacgcattgcacccgcactgaatccggacccattaatttctatggggctgttcagatgagagatgaatttcacgcatcacttgtgcgttgcttgaaaatcgcagcatgctctatattctgcgtttttcacgcaacgcaggccccatagaagtgaatggggttgcgtgaaaatcgcaagcatccgcaagcaagtgcgtatgcggtgcgattttcacgcttggttgctaggtgacagtttgatcactgtattattttcccttataacatggttataagggaaaataatagcattctgaatacagaatgcttagtaaaataggggttaaaaaaataataataattaactaaccttctcctcttgatcgcgtagttcccagtctcttctgatgagctgtcggctaaaggacctttggtgacgtcagatcacatgctccaatcacatggttcatcactgtggtgatggaccatgtgattggagcatgtgatctgacatcaccacaggtcctagcctttagttcatcattaaagaagtaaagaagagaccgggaactacacggaagaggcgagttaatttttttaaaaatgtttaaccctcaattgataacctactatgcattctgtattcagaatgctattattttcccttataaccatgttataaggaaaaataatacaatctacactacaactaacccaaacctgaacttctgtaaagaagttcgggtctgggtaccacagtcggttttttatcacgcgcgtgcaaaaaaacattgcacccgcgcgataaaaactgaacatcggaacgcaatcgcagtcaaaactgactgcaattgcattcctactcgcgcggttttgccgcaatacaccgggacgcatccggacctaatccggacacgctcgtgtgaacccagccttaaggtgaaaaatggcagggtccttaaggtgttaattgTGGTCATAATTGTTGAGTTGCCTGCACTTGTTTCTCATCATAAAAAGGCACAGCAAATAAAATAGGCATTTGCTTTTCATCAATTTTTTCTAATAAATTTGTGACTCAAGGGATTTTGTAGAGTTTCATGTCATCACTTTAAAATATCACTTCTGTTCCTGAAGCAGGGCATGGCCTGGCTCCTTAGCCTAAGGTTTCATAcatacgtccgtagtgtattgcgtatCCACAATACACCGGGCCGGCACTACTATagcaatgcctattcttatccgctattgtggacaagaataggacatgttctatttttttcagaagCCCCGGACCGGAAGTATGGAGCCGCGGACcgtaaatgcggatgcggactgcacaatgtgtgctgtccgcatcctttctgtCCGATTgagaatgaatgagtccgcacccgttccgcagaatttcggaacggatgtggacccattctacggacatgtgaatggacccttattttgTGATCCTGTATACAGTTTCCATAACAGCTTTAGCTGTaaacagggccggctccaggttcatgtgggccccttgggagataaatctcagtgggcccccttgtggcattattttacatttacatgtacccctgtggctcccacaccgtataatgacccccagtggcccccatacagtataatgaccactagtggcccttcactcaGTATTATGACACCCCaatggcccccacacagtataatgacccccccagtggccccccacacagtataatgaccccacagtggccctctattcagaataatgactctcagttgcccccccaattcagaataatgacccccagtggcccctatactgggggtcattatattgaatgggggctctggtggtataATTAtattgaatggagggtcattggagatcattatacttaatgggggtcactggggtcattatactgtgtaagaggCCCTCACTCGCTAGAACCGACTGGGCCCCACAGAGAATTTTTGTACGAACCACCTTTCCCCctagtgggttcacatcacagtaTAATatactagaatctatatactataaagatattagccctaccctagaataataatacaattaggggggtcatttattaaacagaaatacacctatattaggcatatttctgaaaaAGATTTTGCGCCGCAGTCTGCACCTTTTCCACACTCATGCCAAGTCTAAAAAaggtggcatgggcagggaagggaatacagttatggccagccatacagttattggataacaCCTCCAATAGTGACTGGATACTTCTATAAAGTGACCGTATAAAACCGCCACACAGTAACTGAATAACACTGCTAAGCAGTAACTGGATAGctaatacagtgactggataaaaggatataagagggcacagtacagggaatgacgagGGGCACTATACAGGGTATGGAAAGAGGGCACAGTGAcgtgaccctgtgatgttagaaggtccttatggtgcatgcagtttagacaccaccataatgagaggcagaggaatgaGACAGGGGCctcgggccctggatggacaggaggagtGGACAcaacaagtaggtggaaggggctctgaggggattcatacaagaagtagtggCAGAGGGTCTGTGCAGGAAAGCAATAgaagataggagggtggaacaggagctctggatacatgagggaggaaaggagacagcaggggctccatgaggatgagataggacaggatattgggggggggggccatatcATGAAGacaaactgcttaatgaggcaGCAAAACAACTAAATAGCATGAAGCTGCAGGTCTACTACAGCATCTAGCAGCAGCTTGAAGAGTTCCCTGaccctcctgtcccacagagaagagacagtcacagtgcagactcactcactgTCTGGATCTCTTCACACTGCTGCTCCAGCCCCTGgtgtctctcctcctcaggcagcaaTGCTTGTAAGGCAAAATGTCCTTTTCTGCtggagtgaagagggggcatGTCTGAAGCTCCAAAGCACAGGAGCTTGTAAAGGGGACAGCAACAGCCCGTCTCTGCATGCTGTTAATGCTCCCTTGCTCCATTCTGACGCTGCAGCCCTGttactgctcccgggccccttctaCCCTTAGGGCCTGAAGCAGTGGCTTCCacgatagctacacccctggagctgcggttagtgaatgaaatAACCGCAGCTCGCTGCACTCCAGCTGAGTTGTGCATCCCCTATTGTCAATGATACAAAAACTTTTTACGAACTCCAAAATTTAGCAGTCCTGGCCACAGATTATTCTGGGCACATGGACATGTTATGTGCCCTCGGCTCCATAATAGAAGTGTTAactttcattgtaatcctgctttTTGATGATGATAAGATGAGTGCTGCTAACCCTTTGCTTACCATATTGCAAGGTGAAAAGTTGTCTTTACAACACAGGtagcttaaaggctatggacacctttgtgcactaaaaatcaataaccccatatcttaccgtaatgtagcacataataaaattgcacttgcactttgttTACTGGCATCAGCTTTGCTTTACATCCTCTCAGAAATGCGTTTCTATATGTTTTGCTCAGTGCTGTCATCTCCTGTGAGAATCTGAGGGCGTTGCGGCtgatttcacatgcaccagcacaagctctgctgccccgcccccacatcctgttacatagcacagctagcagccacttacatatagGCTGCTGGAACTTGTAAGATTTGATTCCAATCCACAACATGGTGAGTCTTATAGTATTCTACAGcctgtaatcagcagatctatttctcactttccattatttgtagacacaatagatatttctgATGATAACGTTAGtgcagcgatctacagtcagaaccatggcgttataagcaggatatagatctcattactgaTGCTCTCACTACCTGCACTCTCTTCTGAacacagtattgtgtgcagtccacacagtgagcggtcacttttcccacacagattagtacagtgtgacgacacacagtgctatgtacacatagaagtacacagtgggggagatttatcaaaactggtgtaaagtagaactggcttagttgtccatagcaaccagatttctcctttcattttccaatgaagctgtgaaaaatgaaaggtggaatctgattggttgctattggcaactaagccagttctactttacaccagtttgataatgactatatatatatatatataagaaaccaTAAGAGAAAAATGTTCACACtctcaaacactttattcacTCCTGTGGTCGCACTGTTTTCAGCTCATTCACAGAGTCTCTTTTCAAGCTATGAGCTAAAACATTGCGACTAGTGTTGAgtaaacttgtgtttcaagttcggcgtacaagcttcaggttatctaagaattttattatggattccgttaccacggaccataagggtccattcacatgtccgcaaatgttttgtggtccgcaaattgcatatCCGCAAAACCCAGACACtatccatgtgcgttccgcattttgcatatggctggcactatgatagaaatgcctattcttgtccgtggctgcggaaaagaataggacatgctctcttttttttgcggggcggGGGAAGAGAGGGGGAGAGCATTGGgcagctgccacagcagagcagcagcCCGATGGATAGCCACtgccatacagcggtccataagGACCATGGCATGGGAAAGGTTATGTCTGCAGTTtgaagcagactgtcagctgtatgttacagctgacagcaaaggtcacactacattttttccagaagagtaaaaatactcctcttaacaattttgaggagtatttttagctgaggaggagtacaaattttgcggtaattcatatatataatgcataggcccacataacgttatgaggctgatatttctgcagggaaCCATTGCTAGTCTACCATGCAGAAATAAATATAGACAATTTTACATCATACACTAAACGtaagaccactgctgccatacacagggcccacctgacgctgccatacacagggcccacctgacgctgccatacacagggcccacctgacgctgccatacacaggggccacctgacgctgccatacacagggcccacctgacgctgccatacacagggcccacctgatgctgccatacacagggcccacctgacgctgccatacgcagggcccacctgacgctgccatacacagggcccacctgacgctgccatacacagggcccacctgacgctgccatacacagggcccacctgacgctgccatacacagggcccacctgacgctgccatacacagggcccacctgacgctgccatacacagggcccacctgacgctgccatgcacagggcccacctgacgctgccatacacaggacccacctgacgctgccatgcacagggcccacctgacgctgcaatgcacagggcccacctgaagctgccatacacagggcccacctgacactgccatacacagtgcccacctgacactgccatacacagcgcccacctcccactgccatacacagtgcccacctgacACTACTATGTATATTcatacatacacagctctaccacatgcccattacacagatacaactactgtgtgcacattacacacagaaaactatacgatagactggttacactgacatagccctgctttatgcacaccttccatacataaagtacctctgctttctccaccagcacagtcctacaGTGAGCCTGTGTTCTCCTAACTTTTcccacacacatggctgatcacatgactgtgacatcactacaggtcctgtaaccacaatgtagtGTTTAGTCCAGACTCCGGAGCTGCTCCTAGTGAGAAAGATGTCCGTGAGGGGCGGGGCTTCCTGGGAGAGGGGCAGGACTTCACGTGTGTCGGACCTGGTAGCTTCTGATACAGCGCTCCTGACTAGAAAAAGACCATGCGTAAAAATACGCATGAGTCTTTTTCCagcgagtaaaatggcctgaacagtctGCACTGCTCTGCCatcctggaggaggaggcagagggagACAGTGCGCGCTACCGTGTGCACACAGAAGGAGTTACAGAAAATCCATCAGATGACAGATTCTCTGTAAATTGactgagagcagcctgctgtgcataggaagcacagcaggctgaagaacaaaaaacaaaaaaagatagataaatagaaccaactttgttaaccctttaggtgttccacaagaattaatggaaaatagagatacaattaaaaaatttcacttttttggcagattttccattttaataatttttttccagttacaaagcaagggttaacagccaaaccaaactcaatatttatggccctgattctgtagtttacagaaacaccccatttgtggttgtaaaccgctgtatgggcacacggcagggttcagaaagaaagtaatgccatacggtttttggaaggcaggttttactggactggtttttttgacaccatgtcccatttgaagccccctgatgcacccctagagtagaaactcaataaaagtgaccccatctaagaaactacacccctcaaggtattcaaaactgattttgcaaacgtcGTTTACcctctaggtgttccacaagagttattggcaaatggagatcaaatttcagaatttaaatttttgggaaaattttccattttaatccattttttcccagtaacaaagcaagggttaacagccaaacaaaactcaatatttatggccctgattctgtagtttacagaaacaccccatatgtggtcgtaaacagctgtacgggcacacggcagggcgcagaaggaaaggaatgccatacggtttttggaaggcagattttgctggactggtttttttgacaccatgtcccatttgaaacccccctgatgcacccttagagtagaaactccaaaaaagtggccccattttagaaactacgggatagggtggcagtattgttggtactagtttagggtacatatgatttttggttgctctatattacactttttgtgaggcaaaataacaagaaatagctgttttggcaccgtttttattttttgttatttacaaaattcatctgacaggttagatcatgtgatatatttatagaccaggttgtcacggacgcggcgatacctaatatgtatactttttttatttatgtaagttttacacaataatataatttttgaaacaaaaaaaaaaatcatgttttagtgtctccatattctgagagccatagttttttttagtttttgggcgattgtctcaggtaggggctcattttttgtgggatgaggtgacggttagattggtactattttaggggcaaacgcctttttgatcgcttgctgttgtactttttgtgatgtaaggtgacaaaaaatggtttatttagcacagtttttattttttattttttacggtgttcatctgaggggttaagtcatgtgatatgtttatagagccggtcgatacggacgcggcgatacctaatatgtatactttttttcccccctattttttacctttttttttaaactttatttggggaaaatgacgtttttgtttatttttacttgaaacttttaatttttggggggaaaactttattttttcaactttttttttcactttattttttgtcccactttgggacttgaacttttgggggtatattcctttacaatgcattccaatacttctgtattggaatgcattggctgtatgagtaatactgtgtgtattactcatacagcttccggggcctgtgagatccagggggctggatcttacaggctcttcaccggaaggcagcacagatgcctcaggaaggcatcgcgctgccttctatgccatcgggtcccccccacagccccatggggacccgatggcaccaccgccgcaccaggtaaaagccgcaaaccgcaggtctgaattgacctgcagtttgcggcgatcgccgacacggggggtcacggcacccccccgcgcatttagccgaggtgcctgcttaatgatttgagcaggcaccttgttcggatcaccgcccgccgggcggcggtgatcagaacaccacatgacgtaccggtacgtcatgtgtccttaaggactcgggaaacatgccgtaccagtacgtcatgtgtccgtaaggggttaagctTCTGGCTTGTTTGAAAACTGTGATATTCAGTAATTAAATTTAGATAGTGTCAAGGAAAATTTGACCACCAAAATGTCTTTAACCATTTCTTGTATTTGTATGTAACAGTACATGAAGTTATATGGAAGTAACAGTACATCCAATATAGCAAGCAGTCGTACAGTTACATCcattataggggttgtcccattacatcAACTTATCCCCTTTCCGCAGGATGCAGGATAATTGTCTGATCTTTAGAGGTCTGACCATTGGGGCCCCAGCTTAACATAAAAATGAGAGCCCATGTTtctgtttgaatggagcagcagaaatCTATTAGCACTGAAGTTCCATTCAGCtcaatgggactgccagagatagctggTAGGTTGTACTTAGCTCTCTGCCAGTCTAATACAGTTTAATGGAGCAGGGGACATGAATACATatcagctgctccattcaaacgggGAAACACAGCCCTAACTCTCATGACCGGCAGGGGCCTCAGCAGTCAGACCCACCGAACACTTATTCCTGATAAGCTGTGGTAATGGGACAACCTTTTTAAGATGGCTATACAAATTAGTAACTTTTACTTTGTATTTTTAAATGAATATCCTAGAAAACTGAAATGACTTTGAATTATCTATTTCAGACTGACCTTCTGAAGATTGGATACATTCCAAAGAAAGGATATTACTAGTAGTCATCCAAGATGTCATAAATTGATCCCATAATAGATCTTCAGAAAGACCACCACATTGCTCATGCCAAAATGTCAGGCCTTGGTCCTTCAGTTGCTTTATCAGAAGAAGCGGGGAATGGAACTTTTTTGGAGCTGTTCCCTACATCTCTTTCAACGTCAGTGGATTCCATCTCATCAGCAACACCCAACCGCTTATCAAACGTTTATGTCTATGTGTCCATCTTTCTGAGCCTCTTGGCTTTTCTTCTCTTGCTGCTGATCATTGCTCTTCAGAGACTTAAAAATATTatctcctccacatcatcttaccCAGAATACACCAGTGATGCGGGGAGCTCCTTTACTAATCTCGAAGTTTGTAGCATATCTTCCCAGAGGTCTTCCTTTTCTAACCTTTCTTCCTAGGAAGAGATCAAAGGGAATTGCTAAAGACAAGAAACCTGGAGATACTGCATGTGACACCTTTGAAACTGAGTAGACATCCCCTATTCTGTTTGAAATCATGCTGCTTTTTAACTCAATTTTGCTTTTGTTATTTATCTGTTTCATCTGCTTTGTGCCCAATTTCGGTCTACTTGAATGTTCTACTTGTTAAATAATCTTAAAAAGGAAATGTAGTCCCTCTAATCAGGACGCTCGCAGAGATCAAAGCCGGTTATAGTATAGAGCCCTTAAACTAAACACCATCCTGAGCCTTTTACAGCTACGCAAAATGGGCTGCATACTGTACACGGCTGATTCTTCTCATAATATTTCAATATCTGGAACTAGAAAACTTTTGAATTATGGACAGGTTGTAAATACATGTACATTACAGAACTGGTGATCGACATCAGAAACCTCCATCGTACTGATAATAAATGTATTGATAATAAATATTACAGAACAGAGGTGATGACTGAATATATTATGGTTATTGTACAATAGGCATCCTGTATGAATTAACAAATTATAGGCTCAAGCAGAGGCATATTTATAGTACTGACCTCTTCATATGGAGCAGAGGGACCTTCTGGGCCTTCCCAGGGCCCAGGTGAAACAGACATCTAGGCATTTACGTTTTGTTGCTTATATAATGTCAACATATTTCGGAGCACTGTGGTTATCATTCACATCGGTCCCAATGGGTATCACAAAATAATTTCCCTATTTCAGACAGATATACTCACTAAGTACAGTTCCATAGTAACTACACTCATTTCCAATCATTGCCCCATGTAAACATGCCACAAATTATTATTATCTGACAAATTTGCTAACCTTAATGGCTGGgtgattatatttttttatgtggcATTATAAATCGTTGTTTGCTGGCAATACATCACCCTGGGTAAACAATATGGAGATGAATGCTCCATTAAAAGTGTTCAGCTCTGAATCCAGACATTTCCCTattttcacctaggcagcccctctgacatgaacatcggagcatttcatgctccaaggcTCTTCCTTGCCATGCTCTGAATCTCGCAGGGCAAGGactttttctggagatccagtgacgtaccgggctccccATGGATGTACTAGGTGGAAGGctacgcctagcagtgagcccagtgacatcaccggcactaatgggcgggctttagcgctacctgtaaaacggctagggcagcactagatCTCGCACCTCAGTGCAGGTGAGGTCACCGGGAACAATGttaggtggaagcctccacctagcattgAAAActgaacaaaaaagcccttgccctgtgtgTTACAGCGCAAGGCAAGTCTTGACAGCCACGGGCGAATCTAAATTCCACTCGGTCACGAGGGGAATAAAGAAAACAAgagggatggggggcgcacaataggataGTACGTTCAATACAAAATTAATTGATTGAAAGATAAAGGTGCTCACCTTTTAGGGTTGTGCTAGAAATAGACAACTCTATTGTAGACTTATAAACATATAGACCCTTAAGATCCAGGAATGCAGCCGCAGAAGGATTTCTTTGGGATCGGatgcccaatcccccaaagggtgCTTGTAGGAAAGGAAgttctggtcaggcgcaaaatcactggtttAGGTAGGTCTCTATAGCTGAATCTTCTTTATTTCATAAATAACATATGTACAGAGAACAatgcgtttcggggctcaaaatgtCCCCTTCATTAGGTGATTACCTatgaacctgatgaaggggacattttgagccccgaaacACGTTGTTCTCTGTACATatgttatttatgaaaaaaagaaGATTCAGCTATAGAGACCTGCCTaaaccagtgattttgcgcctgaccagaacTTCCTTTCTTACAGCGcaaggcaagggagagcatcggagcattaaatgctccgatgctcatgtcagagggactGCCGGggtaaaaatggggatatgtgtgggttcagctctgaacccggacaacccttttaacagtcACTGCCCCCCACACTCATGATGATTGGCGCATGTAAGCAGTACTTCATGAGTTCCAATCAACATGCTGTTATTGTTGATCAGTGCTCATTCACAGGCAGAAATCTGCCCAGgtaaaagtatttatttttttaagtgttgGAGTAAATAGGAGTAACCAGAGGAAACCTACCCAAACTTAACACCTTCCATAcacggccagttttcaccttcctaaaacagcctatttttgcaaatctgatgtgtccctttatgtgataatatttttgg
Encoded proteins:
- the SERTM1 gene encoding serine-rich and transmembrane domain-containing protein 1, with amino-acid sequence MSGLGPSVALSEEAGNGTFLELFPTSLSTSVDSISSATPNRLSNVYVYVSIFLSLLAFLLLLLIIALQRLKNIISSTSSYPEYTSDAGSSFTNLEVCSISSQRSSFSNLSS